The DNA sequence AAACACATATGGAACTGGATCTTTTGTTGTTGTCAATACCGGAGATAAACCCCGAAAGACCAGCAATTTAGTGACCACAATAGCATACAGTTTCCAGAGAAATAGGGTATCCTACGCGATTGAAGGGAGCATATTCGTGACTGGTGCTGCTATACAGTGGCTTAAGGACGGGTTGAAATTATTTGAAAACTCCGACGAAGTGGAATCTATGGCAAAGAGCGTCAATGGGAATAACGGAGTTTATTTTGTTCCCGCGTTAACGGGTCTAGGAGCCCCTTACTGGGATCCATATGCACGAGGTCTCATAATAGGTCTTACAAGGGACACAACGCAGGCAGTTCTTGCCAGAAGTGCTCTTGAATCCATAGCTTATCAAACAAACGATGTACTTAGAGCAATCAAAGAGGATGTAAATTTGGACCTAAAGGAATTAAACGTTGATGGGAATGCTGCAACAAATGATTTCCTAATGCAGTTTCAAGCAGATATATCAAACATAAGCGTTAAGCGGCCAAAGATCCTGGAGACAACATCGCGAGGTGCAGGATTTATGGCTGGTATAGCTACGGATTTCTGGAAGATTTCTGATCTCGCCAGTTTGTGTGTGACCGATAAAGTATTTTACCCGAATATGAACGAGGAATATCGATCAAGATTATACAATAAATGGCGGGAAGCGGTTGAAAGATCCAGGAACTGGGCGAAGGATCTGTGAGTTATATCCAGTCATCCGTACTATTATGTTTTCTGACAAAAATTTAGAATCAAAGTTTATCGTTAATAAGGTCAGATATATACTCAAGAAAATTGCTTCACATCACGTCTTCCGAACTTTATTTAGTCATAACGAATCAATTGATGTGGTTCAGATAGGGTATAATACACAGGAAAAAATATTCATAGTGGGCGGGGTTTTTAACATAAATTCTAAAACAAATATCGTTACAAACTCGTGAAAAGAAATTAAGTACAATTTTGTTGGAATTCGCAGGAAAAGATATTAAAAAATATCTTGAAACTTCTACTTACTCAGATAATCTTTTTGATGGACCCATTGGACTTAGATCAAGCTGTATTGTTTTCACCTTAGTCATCTCGTCCAAACTATATCCAATACCTTCCCTACCCAAGCCAGAATCCTTGTTTCCACCAAATGGAAAATATCCAGTCCCGTGAGACGGAGAATCGTTTATCGTTACTGAGCCGTCTTCTAGTGCTTTAGCCGCGTGCCATGCGGTATATAAGCTATTTGTAAATACGCATGAATCGAGGCCATAACTCGAATTGTTTACAATCTCAATGGCGTTATCAATGTTATTGGCATTGATTATCACAACTACAGGGCCAAATGTTTCTTCCCACGCTATTCTAGAATCTAGAGGAACATCATCAAGCAAAGTAGGCTCGAAATAGTTTCCTTTGTGTTTACCTCCCTTCAGCAACCTAGCACCATTTCGTACGGCATCATCCACAAGGGCCTGTACCTTCTCTGCAGCTCTTATATTTATCAATGGACCAACTTTGATCCCGTCATCAAGTGGACTACCAAGTTTGTAGCTGTCAAATATTTTCAAAATTTCGTCAAGAAGTTTATCATGAATTTCTTTAACTACAATAACTCTGCTTATCGCATCACACCTCTGGCCTGAGTACCTAAGTGACCCTCCAAGAATCCTTTCCGCTGCTAGTTTAAGATCAGCATCCTGCGCCACCACGGCAGCTCCTTTTCCTCCCAATTCGAGATGTAACTTTTTCATGCTGGCTAGCTCTGCCACATGCTTGCCCGTTGCCGTACTTCCAGTCAATGTGATCATCTGTACCTTGCTGTTTTTAGCAATGTAATCACCAATCTCCCCTCCCATCCCGGTTATTATATTCAACGTACCCGACGGTACCCCCGCTTCCTGTAAAATTTTAACAAAGAGTAGGGAAACGATTGGATCGTCACTCGCTGGTTTTGCAACAACAGAATTACCAGAAATAAGAGCCGGGACTATCTTTGAAGCCATAGAAAAGAGAGGATAATTGAAAGAAGAAATACCTGCAATAACACCCAGAGGCTCTCTTATAACAACGGCCACTTTGTTCACCTTATCCTCTGCCCAGTCACCAGGAATATACTCCCCATACATCTTTCCTGCGTCCTCCATCGTCAATTTTATTCTCAGAAGAGCGGTATTGAATTCGCCCTCAGCGAGATCTTTCGTCTTGCCAGATTCAAGGATCATCACATTAACAAAGTCATCTTTATAACTCTCCATTAGGTGCCTTGCCTTATTTAGGACTCTAATCCTTTCTATGGCAGCTATTTCCCTGATCTTTTTTCTTGATTCATAAGCTGAATCGATTGCTGTTTCCACATCCTCTCTGGTTGATTTCTGTACACGTGCAATTAAATCACCGTTAATGGGTGAATTAACACTCATGTATTCTCCGGAATTTGACTCCACCCATTTCCCGTTGATAAAATTCTTGAATACTCTTATAGGATCCTGTTCTTTATATATATTATTGAATATGTCACTAAGATTTTCGTAATGCTCAAAATAAGCGGTTTTCATTTAGATCATCGTATTTGACAATCTTTATTCCATATTTAACGTTTTGAAGCGACGCCTTTCTGTAGATTTCCGAGCATGCTTGTCTGCAAAAACAACGTTCCTGCGCTAAATCAGTTTCAAATAGTTCTCAATTAAAGATAAATCCTCGAAACAGACTCTTAATCGTCTTTATACATAGTGTCGGTATCCGCACCGCCCTCGAAGAAAAGAGACATTTCTGAATATACCGATTCCATGCCTAGGCCGGTGTGTGATGATACCGGAACGACCTTTGAGATCAATCCAGTCTCCTTAAACGATTTCAATATGGATTGAAAATAATCCTTCATGCCGGTATCTTTCTCGTTTGTATAGGCGTCATAGAGTTCATCTGGATCGGACTCCCACTTCATAATCTGATCAAGTTGCTCATCGTCTATAAGATCTGTTTTGTTGAGAACAAATAGCATAGGTTTGTAAAACCTGGACATAACTGAACCAAAGAGCAATTTCTGTGAAATAAAACCAGAAGGCGATGTTGATAGGACGGAGTCTGTGATGAACGCTAGCATAGCCTTGCCTCCAGTTAGTTGATCTATAAGAATGGGGCTCGAGGGCCTGAATGCAAAGAGTTCTATTTGTCCCGGGGTGTCGAAAATGACATAGTAATCTTCAAAAACCGAGAGTTCTTTTATTATTGCATCCGAATTTTCGGTAATAAGATCGGATGCAACTATCTGGGCTCCATTTGGTCCAAGGTTATACTGTGACATAACATCACTTAAGGAAATAATTTCTCTGATATCATAATCCGCATCATACGGGATGTATTCAGCTCCCGGGTCCAGGTTGACTAGTGCAACATCGTATCCGCTTTCCACAAACCATTCTTTCAGTGCACCGGAGAAGGAGCTCTTACCAGTTCCTGCAGGTCCTGTGACAAATAATGATCCAATCATTCCTCATCGCCCTCAAATTCTTCAATTTTCATGGCATGATTTTTGTCCAGCGTGATTTCTGGCTTATCATCATCTGTGAATGTCTCCTTTATCGTTCTTGATATGTTTTCTACCTGAGCCGTAACATACCAGGGCATTTTATATTCGTGTGCAACTTTTATTGTCTCGTCCAAATACTTCACTATGCTACCCTTATGTATTGTAAGGATTATACTTTTGTTGCCACACTTCCTGCACTTTCCAGAAAGCGGGACTCGCCTGTATTTGGTGTTGCACTTGCTGCATCTGAATTCCTGCGAGAAAAATTTTCTGAAGTTACCAAATATATCAGGAAGAAAATGCGAGCTCAGAACCCTGACTGCGACATCGTCGGCATCTACTGCCCTTATAATCTGTGCCAGAGAGAGCTGTCTCTCGATCTTTTCTTCCATTGTTCCTATGGATTTGTAGGAACAAATTTTGACTCCAGAATCTATCTTCTCTGTACGAGTTGTAAATCCCATACCCATGGTAACGCCCGTGGTCTGCAATAGTTTCCCTGTTGTAGTCATGAAACTCTCAATCTCTGAGGCCATCTTCCCTTCAATTGTGGCTTCATAAAATTGAAGCGGATATGTGTACATCGTATCTACATTCAGGGCCTCCTTGTCTACTTCGTCCGGATTAAGTTTTACTGTCAAGACAAGGGGGGCATCCATCAGCCCACCAGTCGTAGATGGGAGGAATGATCTAGAAAAGTTCAAGAGTCCATCTAAGAGTAGCATCACACTATCCTCATCGCCATCGCAGTTCCTCCTCTTGGCAGCATGATACAGCGGATGTGCATAACAGCCACTCACGTCTGCGAACCCGATAATTCTGCCAACGATCCCTCCAGATGTGTGCGGAGCCAGACCTATGACAAGCTGTCCTATTAGGTCCGATGGCGTTTCGCACATATAATATGGGGCGAGGCCATAATATTTAACCAATAAATCATCAATGTACTTTGATACTCTCAACAAATACTCCGCTGACGAGAGAGGCATAATAAGGTCTTGCGGAAAGATTTCAATAAAATCAGAGATTTCATATCCAAGTTCTCTGGCTCTCTCCTCAGATAGGCCAATCTCGGATAGCCTGAAGTGCGTTATGGGTATATCAGACATATCGTACCTACACGTACCGTCTTTATTTATTGTCACGTCATGCAGCGCGCGGACAAGTCCCTTTTCTATGGGTTCGCAGGTTTTACTGTTTGAAATCAATCCCTTAACACCTTTTATCTCGAGTTTGTCAGGAATGGTTACCCCAAGATTTTCTGTTGCTGAGTTAATCATTTCCGAAAGATTGATTTTCACCTTTCTTATTGTGTGGGTATCTTCTGTAAGCGAACCACAGCTAGGGCATCTGGGCACACATGTCTCAGCTCCACAATTTTTACATCTTCTAAGGTCCACCTCAACTTCATATCCCGAAAGTGTATTCTTCTCCGCATTCTTGAGAGATCGGCGAGAATCTCCATAATTTTCAACGGGGAATAGAAGATGAACTTTGGGCTTCATTTTCCTGTCGCCAGCTTTTTCAGGCCTTCCTAATCTTGCTCCTATTCTAGTCGGAGACCTTGGTATTATCCTAATTCCCGAGAGTTTGTTGACCAGCGAAATAGGATCATCTCCATTTGTATCCTGTTCTCTCACAATGATTTTATCGTCTTTTAAATCTAGCCCCAGGCAAACGATAAGCGGATAATAGTTTTCTACAGAGATATTAAGGTGCGACCTAAATTCTACTCCAAGTTTAACGAGAATGTCAAAAACTCTTCTGTCTGTTGGAATCACGAGCATATTTTTGTCTATGGACGATTGCATGACCTTTTCTCTGAGATATAAGACTTCATCAACAGACAAATCGTGCCAAAAATAATCATAATCTGGATAAAGCGGTACGCCATTCTCTCTGGAAATTGCAACCGCCTCAAGATGATCAGGTTTATTTTTTGTTTCAATGGATTTTCCGGAAGATTTGACAATCTCCAACCACCATTCTATGTTGAATGATCCAGGAAGAAGTCTTCTGTTATTTTCTAAAAATTCACCATAAGATATGAGGATTTCCCCAATATCTGTTATCTGTTCCACGTCTTTAGCTATATTCCTGGCGTCTTTCTCATCGTTGACTCTAATGTGTCTCCCGTCATTCAAGAGCACCATTGGGCCATCGATATTCTCGCATGGTGTTATCGCGGCTGCCTTTCCGGGAAGTTCGGTCTTTATTTGCGATCCTACAGCTATAAAGCCGTCAAGTATCACCATTGTAGCTGGATTTATAGATACGGCAGCAAGTCCTGAGACGCGTGACCTTCCATAACGCAGCCTAAATCCTCCAGGTCTCCCAGGGTGAGAAAACACTGGTCTTCCCGCCACTATATCTTTCAGAAATTTGTCGGAAACATGCTCTACAGGTTTTTCCTCATTTGTAGATTTTTCCCCTCCTGAGCCAAGAAAATTCCATTCGCTTAATCCAAGTTTGTCGGTATACTTCTTGACCTTCCTTGCTTTCTGTATCAATCCTTCACAGAGAACAAGGCACATTCCACCGCGTATCCGATTTGTTTCTATTCTCTGCATATCACGATGACCGGAAACTTCCTCTTCCTCACTCCCTTCGCCGTCTATACATATGGGTGATTTCTTTACAACTTCCCTGATTTCGTCTTTCGAAGGAAAATATTGAAGATGTTTTCTTCTGTTGTAGTCCTGAACCTCTTCTATGTATCTATCCTCCTCGTCTGAAGTGGCAACAAACTTCCCTATACCAAGGTCCCTGCGAACTATATCTGTGATAAGAACACTCATAGCCTGCGCGGTTGCTCCCGCACCTCTTATCGGTCCGGCGTACACAATTGATGCATATGTAGATCCATCGGTATTTTTGTTGATCTTAATCTTTGAAATACCTTCTAGTGGGGCCACGGATATCCCTTCTGTGAGGATCGCGAGTCCAACCCTAACAGATTTGTCAAGGGCCGTTTCTTTTTCTGCCTCTGGGTACCTCCTGGCTACGCTTCTTGAAATTTCTATCGCAAGTTCTTCACGGGTCATTTCTTTCGACAACTTGCGTATATCTTCGGCTATTCCGGGCACACCTATTAGTTCCTCTACACGATCAGCCATATCCGTGGCAAGGGGAATCTCTACTTTTGTTGATACATCAAGTCCCTTGGCTCTTACCGCTTTTGCCAAGGTGTATTCTTTCTCAAGCTGACTTATAATCGACTGTTGATATTTTTTAAGATAGGATTCAAGATCCAAAATGTATCATCTCTAAACTCTCTTTGTTCAAATCTCTTTGATGCAGATTTAGTTTTATTAAGAAATATGAATATGCGCTCACCTTGTCACTTCTGTTTGAAGCAAATTGTCCTTATGTTTAAGGGCCTCTTTCACTAGATGAAGGTGAAGCTTCGAGGGATTCATCGGTCTTGAGAGGAACTCGCTGTGAAATTGTACTGCAAAGAGAGAAGTTTCACCCTTAAGTTCCGTTATCTCCATTCTTCTCTCCTCAGAATCCACGCCAGAAAAAATCAGACCTGATTGTTCAAGTCGCGCGATATAATCTGGATTTACCTCGTACCTATGCCTGTGACGTTCGTATGTCTCGTTTTTTCCATACAGGGCTTTCGCAAGTGTATGGTCTCGTATGAGAACTTTCTGGGAACCTAATCTCATTGTTCCACCCTTATCTGTCACCCCCTTTTGCTCCGGAAGTATGTCTATAACGGGATTCTTTGTATCCGGTACAAATTCCGTACTGTTTGCATCTTTGAGACCAAGCACATTTCTTGCGTATTCTATTACAATAACCTGGAAGCCAAGGCAGACGCCCGCCAGTGGCATGTTGTTCTCTCTGGCGTACTTTGCAGAGAGAATTTTTCCTTCTATCCCTCTTTGGCCAAATCCTGGAGCTATTAGTATTCCATCAACATCTTTTAACGGTTCCAAACTTTTCTCTAGATCTAGAGATTCCACCCATTTTATGTTGACATCAATTCCAGTATTTCCAGTAACGTGCGTGAAAGCTTCCTTATGGCTTATGTAGGCATCGTGAAGTTCTGTATATTTACCTACAAGAGCTATTGTCACGCTTTCTTTCGGGTTTTTTATGTTCTCTTTGAACGTCTTCCACTCATCTGTGGCTTCATTTCCATGTAATGAGAATTTTTTAAGAATGAAATCAATAACGCCCTCCCTCTTTATGCTTTCTGGGAGAAGGTATACGTTTTTCACATCTACAACGCTAATTATACCGCCCAGTGGTACATCCGTGAAAAGAGATATCCTGTTTTTAGACTCGATTGTAAGAGGGTTCTTGGATCTGCAGAACAGCATATCGGGCTGTATGCCTATCTCTCTTAGAGCCTTGACACTATGCTGTGTGGGTTTAGTTTTCTGCTCCCCCATGGGCCCGACCTCAGGTACGAGTGTCACGTGTGCAAATATAAAATTTCCTGTTCCTTCTTCCCTCCCGAGCTCTCTAACCGCTTCGAGAAAAGGCATTGATTCTATATCACCTACAGTTCCGCCGATTTCTATTAGGATGACATCATAATCACCGCTAGAAGCAACTAGACGGATCCTCCTCTTTATCTCATTAGTAACATGGGGAATAATTTGAACAGTACTCCCAAGGTACTCCCCTTTCCTTTCTTTTTCAATAACTTCTTTGTAAACTTTTCCAGTTGTTATATTATTATCCTTGGTCAGTCTCACATCCATAAATCTTTCATAGTTGCCAAGGTCTAAGTCAACTTCACTTCCATCATCAAGAACAAAAACCTCTCCGTGCTGGTACGGATTCATCGTTCCCGCGTCATAATTGAGGTACGGATCAATCTTTATGGAGGTCACCTTAAGCCCTTGTGATTTTAGAAGATATCCTAAACTGGATGTAATGGTTCCTTTTCCTAAGCCGGAGATAACTCCACCTGTTATCGCTATATAATGCATTAGAGTATAGGGAATCAAAACTAATTAATTTTTTGCAGATCGAGGATTATGATCGAGACTGAAACAGATCTGGTAACTTAACGGTTAAAGCTAATCCCACTAACGACACAAAAAATTTTGAGAACTTTTCTTCGGGTTAAATTAATGCAAGGATAAATCATAATGGTATAGGAAAGTTTTTCACTTGGCTTTAATGACGTCTAATGATGGTTAGAATCAATATCTCTGTTTCGAATGAGACCGCGAAACTGATCGAAACTCAGGCTAAGGACACTGGAAGGACAATAAGCTCAACTATAACTGATGCCATTAAGACTTGTTCGATCATCAAAGAAGGAGGGTATCAGGTTGAGAATCTAATTAACGCCATGCAATTAAGCAGACTTTACAAGGTAGCAGGCACGATACCTGTCCCACGTATACTTCTAGACGGTCTAGTAAGCGATCTCTTTGCCTCGGATGAAAACAAAACGACAGACCTATGGGCAGAAGCTGGCAATTCCATAGGAATAATCCTGAAAACTTTTGCACCAAACCTCGATGTTCTTTCCAGTTTATTGAAAAAATACAGCAATTTACTTCCAGCAGATTCTATACAAATTAATTATGATGAGCGTAGCTTAGAGGTAGTTTTAACCGGTATTGGCTACAGCTACGCGTCATCAAAGTGCACGGCCGTTGCCATTGTAAAGGCCATGGAAGTGTACGATTTCACAGAAACCAAAGAAGACATACTCGAAGGGTCCATTAGATTACTATTCCAAAAAAAACAGGCGGTCAATATATAGGAGATTGTTTTAATGGGTCTCGAAATAAACAGCAATTTTTAGTTGCATAATACGAATGCCCTCAATAGGTTATTGGGTCAAAGAGTGACATTAAATATGGTCGTGCATCTATGCGCAAAAGTGCGTAAATTTATGTCCTATCATTTAAATAAGAAATTGACATGGGATTGGTGAAATCATGATAAATATCGTTCTACTTTCGACTTTAGTAATATTCGTACTGACGTTTGTGCTTGCGTCTTTTATGACTTACGATTACTTCAGAAAAAGAAAGGAAAGCATAATTTTTTGGTCCCTTGGGCTATGGGCTTTTGCAGTTGGAGTAATTTTAGAAATTCTTTTTGCAGATGGAATTTATTCGCAGATCTTGATAAAGTCATACCTGTTCATAGTTGCATTGGTTGTAGAAGCTTTGGCCATTGGGTCGGTTCTCCTTCTAGGAAATAAGAAAATCACTCAAGCCTATGCGGCATACGTAATCGTTACATCTATTGCCCTAGTACTCGTTCTTGCATTCTCCAACATAGGAAATATATTGGTTAGCGGGGTTGTTTTTGGTTTATTGCCCCTTTACGTGACTCTTCTTTCTGCTTTTATCACTTTTCCTGCGGCGGTGGCGCTAATAGGAATATCATTTTATTCATACACCAAAACAAGAAATATAAAAATGGTAAGCATAATTGCTGGCGTAATCGTTGTAAGCGTCGCTGGAACGTTATATATTGCTGCTTTCCCCGCTTTTCTTTACTATTCTGAGTTCATTGGTATACTCCTCCTATGGGCAGGGTTCTTCAATTTCAAAGGCTTATTCAAGATCGTTTCTAAAGAGGTGAAAGAAAATGCTTCCAACTGAGATGGACCGAATAACGATTGCTTATAGTCTGGGTATCCACATTTTGTTTGTTTCAATATCCCTTGCTTTGCCTATTATAATGGTAGTTGCCGAGTATATTGGGTTTAAAAGAAAGAATGCATATTTCGACCTTCTTTCCAAGAGAATGTCCAAGGCAATGGTAATTTTCTTTGCTATTGGAACAGCTTCAGGGATCGCTGTAGCAGTTCAATTGCTCGTTTTATGGCCAGGCTTTATGGGTCTCGTCGCAAGTGTTGCTATATTGCCGTTTTACGTCGAGGTGTTTGCGTTCTTTATGGAGGGTATCGCTCTTGGCGTATACGTATATTCTTGGGATAAGATTGCAAACAGACACCTACACATGTTCTTTGGTGCTATGATAGCCTTTTTTGCAAATCTCTCTGGCGTTCTGATAATAATGGTCAATGCTTGGATGAATACCCCTAATGGTTTTAATATAAGTGCCTATCTTAAAAGTGGGGTTCTCATAGGGCTGAACCCATTATCAGTTTTCGGAACCGCATCGACACCGATCGAGGTAATGCATGCTTTAGGCTCTACCTTATTCACGGGTGCATTCATTATCCTGGCATACTTCGCGATAAAG is a window from the Thermoplasmatales archaeon genome containing:
- a CDS encoding aldehyde dehydrogenase family protein gives rise to the protein MKTAYFEHYENLSDIFNNIYKEQDPIRVFKNFINGKWVESNSGEYMSVNSPINGDLIARVQKSTREDVETAIDSAYESRKKIREIAAIERIRVLNKARHLMESYKDDFVNVMILESGKTKDLAEGEFNTALLRIKLTMEDAGKMYGEYIPGDWAEDKVNKVAVVIREPLGVIAGISSFNYPLFSMASKIVPALISGNSVVAKPASDDPIVSLLFVKILQEAGVPSGTLNIITGMGGEIGDYIAKNSKVQMITLTGSTATGKHVAELASMKKLHLELGGKGAAVVAQDADLKLAAERILGGSLRYSGQRCDAISRVIVVKEIHDKLLDEILKIFDSYKLGSPLDDGIKVGPLINIRAAEKVQALVDDAVRNGARLLKGGKHKGNYFEPTLLDDVPLDSRIAWEETFGPVVVIINANNIDNAIEIVNNSSYGLDSCVFTNSLYTAWHAAKALEDGSVTINDSPSHGTGYFPFGGNKDSGLGREGIGYSLDEMTKVKTIQLDLSPMGPSKRLSE
- a CDS encoding ATP/GTP-binding protein, coding for MIGSLFVTGPAGTGKSSFSGALKEWFVESGYDVALVNLDPGAEYIPYDADYDIREIISLSDVMSQYNLGPNGAQIVASDLITENSDAIIKELSVFEDYYVIFDTPGQIELFAFRPSSPILIDQLTGGKAMLAFITDSVLSTSPSGFISQKLLFGSVMSRFYKPMLFVLNKTDLIDDEQLDQIMKWESDPDELYDAYTNEKDTGMKDYFQSILKSFKETGLISKVVPVSSHTGLGMESVYSEMSLFFEGGADTDTMYKDD
- a CDS encoding DNA polymerase II large subunit, with protein sequence MDLESYLKKYQQSIISQLEKEYTLAKAVRAKGLDVSTKVEIPLATDMADRVEELIGVPGIAEDIRKLSKEMTREELAIEISRSVARRYPEAEKETALDKSVRVGLAILTEGISVAPLEGISKIKINKNTDGSTYASIVYAGPIRGAGATAQAMSVLITDIVRRDLGIGKFVATSDEEDRYIEEVQDYNRRKHLQYFPSKDEIREVVKKSPICIDGEGSEEEEVSGHRDMQRIETNRIRGGMCLVLCEGLIQKARKVKKYTDKLGLSEWNFLGSGGEKSTNEEKPVEHVSDKFLKDIVAGRPVFSHPGRPGGFRLRYGRSRVSGLAAVSINPATMVILDGFIAVGSQIKTELPGKAAAITPCENIDGPMVLLNDGRHIRVNDEKDARNIAKDVEQITDIGEILISYGEFLENNRRLLPGSFNIEWWLEIVKSSGKSIETKNKPDHLEAVAISRENGVPLYPDYDYFWHDLSVDEVLYLREKVMQSSIDKNMLVIPTDRRVFDILVKLGVEFRSHLNISVENYYPLIVCLGLDLKDDKIIVREQDTNGDDPISLVNKLSGIRIIPRSPTRIGARLGRPEKAGDRKMKPKVHLLFPVENYGDSRRSLKNAEKNTLSGYEVEVDLRRCKNCGAETCVPRCPSCGSLTEDTHTIRKVKINLSEMINSATENLGVTIPDKLEIKGVKGLISNSKTCEPIEKGLVRALHDVTINKDGTCRYDMSDIPITHFRLSEIGLSEERARELGYEISDFIEIFPQDLIMPLSSAEYLLRVSKYIDDLLVKYYGLAPYYMCETPSDLIGQLVIGLAPHTSGGIVGRIIGFADVSGCYAHPLYHAAKRRNCDGDEDSVMLLLDGLLNFSRSFLPSTTGGLMDAPLVLTVKLNPDEVDKEALNVDTMYTYPLQFYEATIEGKMASEIESFMTTTGKLLQTTGVTMGMGFTTRTEKIDSGVKICSYKSIGTMEEKIERQLSLAQIIRAVDADDVAVRVLSSHFLPDIFGNFRKFFSQEFRCSKCNTKYRRVPLSGKCRKCGNKSIILTIHKGSIVKYLDETIKVAHEYKMPWYVTAQVENISRTIKETFTDDDKPEITLDKNHAMKIEEFEGDEE
- a CDS encoding CTP synthase, with translation MHYIAITGGVISGLGKGTITSSLGYLLKSQGLKVTSIKIDPYLNYDAGTMNPYQHGEVFVLDDGSEVDLDLGNYERFMDVRLTKDNNITTGKVYKEVIEKERKGEYLGSTVQIIPHVTNEIKRRIRLVASSGDYDVILIEIGGTVGDIESMPFLEAVRELGREEGTGNFIFAHVTLVPEVGPMGEQKTKPTQHSVKALREIGIQPDMLFCRSKNPLTIESKNRISLFTDVPLGGIISVVDVKNVYLLPESIKREGVIDFILKKFSLHGNEATDEWKTFKENIKNPKESVTIALVGKYTELHDAYISHKEAFTHVTGNTGIDVNIKWVESLDLEKSLEPLKDVDGILIAPGFGQRGIEGKILSAKYARENNMPLAGVCLGFQVIVIEYARNVLGLKDANSTEFVPDTKNPVIDILPEQKGVTDKGGTMRLGSQKVLIRDHTLAKALYGKNETYERHRHRYEVNPDYIARLEQSGLIFSGVDSEERRMEITELKGETSLFAVQFHSEFLSRPMNPSKLHLHLVKEALKHKDNLLQTEVTR